One segment of Thermus hydrothermalis DNA contains the following:
- a CDS encoding ABC transporter permease, which produces MSRILALAEKEFLQIRRDHVLPRLIVLLPTLMLLLFGYAINFTLDNIPLAVYDASQDRISQTLLAELTRENRFHLAVRAESPEGVVRAVDRGQARVGLVVPPGALERVRRGESVNLEVYVDGTDPNFAFQAQAALRKAIQEVNARILVGRALSGEAVLPPLSPTLHTLYNPDNKTAWFMIPGIIGLVLTMFTVLLTALSIVREAESRMMESLLASPLRPHEMVLGKVLPYLVIAFAVAILVLALGHWVFGVPVRGSLLLLLFAMFLFVLGSLAAGVLISTLARTQVQAVFGTYAYAFPTIFLSGFVFPIDGMPRLFQMLSYLVPARYLIEVLRGVMLKGVGLGVLWPHLLALALFSALVLFLASARFQRQVAV; this is translated from the coding sequence ATGAGCCGCATCCTCGCCCTAGCGGAAAAGGAGTTTTTGCAGATCCGGCGGGACCACGTCCTCCCGCGGCTCATCGTCCTTTTGCCCACCCTGATGCTCCTCCTCTTCGGCTACGCCATCAACTTCACCCTGGATAACATCCCCCTGGCGGTGTACGACGCCTCCCAGGACCGCATCAGCCAGACCCTTTTGGCGGAGCTCACCCGGGAAAACCGCTTCCATTTGGCGGTGAGGGCGGAAAGCCCCGAGGGGGTGGTGAGGGCGGTGGACCGGGGCCAGGCCCGGGTGGGCCTGGTGGTGCCCCCAGGGGCCTTGGAAAGGGTGCGCCGGGGGGAGAGCGTGAACCTGGAGGTCTACGTGGACGGCACCGACCCCAACTTCGCCTTCCAGGCCCAGGCCGCCTTGCGCAAGGCCATCCAGGAGGTGAACGCCCGCATCCTGGTGGGCCGGGCCCTTTCCGGGGAGGCGGTCTTGCCCCCCTTGAGCCCCACCCTCCACACCCTCTACAACCCGGACAACAAGACCGCCTGGTTCATGATCCCCGGCATCATCGGCCTGGTCCTCACCATGTTCACCGTGCTCCTTACCGCCCTCTCCATCGTCCGGGAGGCGGAAAGCCGCATGATGGAAAGCCTTTTGGCCTCCCCCTTGCGCCCCCACGAGATGGTCCTGGGCAAGGTCCTGCCCTATCTGGTCATCGCCTTTGCCGTGGCCATCTTGGTTTTGGCCCTGGGGCACTGGGTTTTTGGGGTGCCGGTGCGGGGAAGCCTCCTCCTTCTGCTCTTCGCCATGTTCCTCTTCGTGTTGGGCTCCTTGGCGGCGGGGGTTTTGATCTCCACCTTGGCCCGCACCCAGGTGCAGGCGGTCTTCGGCACCTACGCCTATGCCTTTCCCACCATCTTCCTTTCGGGCTTCGTCTTCCCCATAGACGGCATGCCCCGCCTTTTCCAGATGCTTTCCTACCTGGTGCCCGCCCGCTACCTCATTGAGGTCCTGCGGGGGGTGATGCTCAAAGGGGTGGGCCTTGGGGTGCTTTGGCCCCACCTCTTGGCCTTGGCCCTCTTCTCCGCTTTGGTCCTCTTCTTGGCCTCGGCCCGCTTCCAGAGGCAGGTGGCGGTATGA
- a CDS encoding DUF4139 domain-containing protein, which yields MRKLAALGLFLLGALAQEVVVYPGFAEVKEPVLLPPSAWVYLAGEKLGRMVPGSLRLLGVEEEERLFQGTAVLFRYRGEGRAWLRYLYTGLSGEVFYTLEEGRLTAWARLRLEGEALPAERLVLLAGEVNLLPAKALPEAAFRTFGEAQESPFGLFRYELMPRKLLPGTTEIPFRRAEVAPTRLLRYQGPFRTEASIPLERGYRFKAPFPLAPGALEVVEEGLFLGQGRLPATLEGNQAEIWLGQDLRARLGRAVRLLAQSEKEATYLVETRLENPYPYPLTLFLAETFPKPFRLDFPGATLLPEGYRLELPLNPHEAKTLTYRLTLPR from the coding sequence ATGAGAAAGCTCGCCGCTTTAGGGCTCTTCCTCCTTGGAGCCTTGGCCCAGGAGGTGGTGGTCTACCCCGGTTTTGCCGAGGTGAAGGAGCCCGTGCTCCTTCCCCCTTCCGCCTGGGTGTACCTGGCGGGGGAAAAGCTTGGCCGCATGGTGCCGGGCTCGTTGCGCCTCCTCGGGGTGGAGGAGGAGGAAAGGCTTTTCCAGGGTACGGCGGTGCTTTTCCGCTACCGGGGGGAGGGGAGGGCCTGGCTCCGCTATCTCTACACCGGGCTTTCCGGGGAGGTCTTCTACACCCTCGAGGAGGGCAGGCTCACCGCCTGGGCCAGGCTTCGGCTGGAAGGGGAAGCCCTGCCGGCGGAACGCCTCGTCCTTCTGGCGGGGGAGGTGAACCTCCTTCCGGCCAAAGCCCTCCCCGAAGCCGCCTTCCGCACCTTCGGGGAAGCCCAGGAAAGCCCCTTCGGCCTCTTCCGCTACGAGCTTATGCCGAGAAAGCTTCTTCCCGGCACCACGGAAATCCCCTTCCGAAGGGCCGAGGTGGCCCCCACCCGGCTCCTCCGCTACCAGGGCCCCTTCCGCACCGAGGCCTCCATCCCCCTGGAACGGGGCTACCGCTTCAAAGCCCCCTTTCCCTTGGCCCCTGGGGCCTTGGAGGTGGTGGAGGAGGGCCTTTTCCTGGGCCAGGGCCGCCTTCCTGCCACCCTCGAGGGCAACCAGGCCGAGATCTGGCTTGGGCAGGACCTGAGGGCGCGCCTTGGGCGCGCCGTCCGCCTCCTCGCCCAGTCGGAGAAGGAGGCCACCTACCTGGTGGAAACCCGCCTGGAAAACCCCTATCCCTACCCCCTCACCCTATTCCTTGCGGAAACCTTTCCCAAACCCTTCCGCCTGGACTTCCCCGGGGCCACCCTCCTGCCCGAGGGCTACCGCCTGGAGCTTCCCCTAAACCCTCACGAAGCCAAGACCCTCACCTACCGCCTCACCCTTCCCCGCTAG
- a CDS encoding SAM hydrolase/SAM-dependent halogenase family protein: MRPVFFLSDFGLEDPYVGVVKAVLAQKAPGIGVVDLAHDLPPQDLRRAAYALFEAVPYLPEGSVVLGVVDPGVGTRRRAIAALGRRVYVGPDNGLFTLAWLLDPPRRAYALEGVAPPRPQGLDPLPGWRPGAFTFHGRDRFAPAAAHLALGLPPEALGEEVPVESLQRLPLALTPGPEGEILTFDRFGNAITTLLQAPLGGWVEVAGRRVPIRRTFGEVEVGEGVAYLGSAGLLEIALNRGNAREAWGLKEGLPVRLTGP, translated from the coding sequence ATGCGCCCCGTCTTCTTCCTCTCCGACTTCGGCCTCGAGGACCCCTACGTGGGGGTGGTGAAGGCGGTCTTGGCCCAAAAGGCCCCCGGAATAGGGGTGGTGGACCTGGCCCACGACCTCCCGCCCCAGGACCTGCGCCGGGCGGCCTACGCCCTCTTTGAGGCGGTGCCCTACCTGCCCGAGGGGAGCGTGGTCCTAGGGGTAGTGGACCCCGGGGTGGGGACAAGGAGGCGGGCCATCGCCGCCTTGGGCCGGCGGGTTTACGTGGGCCCGGACAACGGCCTCTTCACCCTGGCCTGGCTCCTGGACCCGCCCCGGCGGGCCTACGCCCTGGAAGGGGTGGCGCCTCCCAGGCCCCAGGGCCTGGACCCCTTACCCGGGTGGCGCCCCGGGGCGTTCACCTTCCACGGCCGCGACCGCTTCGCCCCCGCCGCCGCCCACCTGGCCCTGGGGCTTCCCCCGGAGGCCCTGGGGGAGGAGGTGCCGGTGGAAAGCCTCCAAAGGCTTCCCCTGGCCCTCACCCCGGGGCCGGAAGGGGAGATCCTCACCTTTGACCGCTTCGGCAACGCCATCACCACCCTCCTCCAGGCCCCTTTGGGGGGATGGGTGGAGGTGGCGGGGCGAAGGGTACCCATCCGCCGCACCTTCGGCGAGGTGGAAGTAGGGGAAGGGGTGGCCTACTTGGGAAGCGCAGGGCTTTTGGAAATCGCCCTCAACCGGGGAAACGCCCGGGAGGCCTGGGGCCTAAAGGAGGGCCTGCCCGTGCGCCTCACAGGTCCTTGA
- a CDS encoding TetR/AcrR family transcriptional regulator: MRLLTEADPLEARLFQAALELLAERGYRGATTKEVARRAGVSEVTLFRRYGSKEALFRKAVVAFFPQGFLERLPEEGAPLAEGLSALLEAYLELLKAHQVLLPKLLAELLRHPELLSEGPPRGLGLALGRIVGFFRAKQEAGLLRPDEPPEELALAFVGPLFARFLLGEVLGVRLPLDREAYVRGYLEGRYGAR; the protein is encoded by the coding sequence ATGCGCTTACTTACGGAAGCCGACCCCCTCGAGGCCCGCCTCTTCCAGGCCGCTTTGGAGCTTTTGGCGGAGCGGGGCTACCGCGGGGCCACTACCAAGGAGGTGGCCCGGCGGGCGGGGGTGAGCGAGGTGACCCTTTTCCGCCGCTATGGGAGCAAGGAGGCTTTGTTCCGGAAGGCCGTGGTCGCCTTCTTCCCTCAGGGCTTCCTGGAGCGGCTTCCCGAGGAAGGGGCCCCTTTGGCAGAGGGGCTTTCCGCCCTCTTGGAGGCCTATCTGGAGCTTCTCAAGGCCCATCAGGTTCTTTTGCCCAAGCTCTTGGCAGAGTTGTTGCGCCACCCCGAGCTCCTTTCGGAAGGCCCCCCGAGGGGGCTCGGGCTGGCTTTGGGAAGGATTGTGGGCTTTTTCCGGGCCAAACAGGAGGCGGGCCTTTTGCGGCCGGACGAGCCCCCCGAGGAGCTGGCCCTGGCCTTCGTGGGTCCCCTTTTCGCCCGCTTCCTCCTGGGGGAGGTTTTGGGGGTGCGCCTGCCCTTGGACCGGGAGGCCTACGTGCGGGGGTATCTGGAGGGACGCTATGGTGCACGCTGA
- a CDS encoding outer membrane lipoprotein carrier protein LolA has translation MKERALTILGFFALLALAWAQSVPQILDLVEKNLAEPWQALVQGEIQGPGGRETLQARVYALPKEKLYRIEFLKPGSLEGNFTVVTEKEVWNYLYLTNQLVISPKEKAQVQGLGFSPQGLGDLKALSERVNLRLAGEERLPEGVAWKLVGEAKEGQGFARLELYVLKADPRPLRFLFLDEGGKVLADLKVVEFKRASLTPAQLKRYPKDAQVVRR, from the coding sequence GTGAAGGAAAGAGCCCTGACGATCCTCGGATTTTTCGCCCTTTTGGCCCTGGCTTGGGCCCAGTCGGTCCCGCAGATCCTGGACCTGGTTGAGAAAAACCTGGCCGAACCCTGGCAGGCCCTGGTGCAGGGGGAGATCCAGGGCCCAGGGGGTCGGGAAACCCTCCAGGCCCGGGTCTACGCCCTGCCCAAGGAGAAGCTCTACCGCATAGAGTTCCTCAAGCCGGGCTCCTTGGAGGGGAACTTTACCGTGGTCACCGAGAAGGAGGTCTGGAACTACCTCTACCTCACCAACCAGCTCGTCATCAGCCCCAAGGAGAAGGCCCAGGTGCAGGGCCTGGGCTTTAGCCCCCAGGGCCTGGGCGACCTGAAGGCCCTGAGCGAGCGGGTAAACCTCCGCCTGGCGGGGGAGGAGCGCCTGCCGGAAGGGGTGGCCTGGAAGCTCGTGGGCGAGGCCAAGGAGGGCCAGGGCTTCGCCCGCTTGGAGCTCTATGTCCTGAAGGCGGACCCAAGGCCTTTGCGCTTCCTCTTCCTGGACGAGGGGGGGAAGGTTTTGGCGGACCTCAAGGTGGTGGAGTTCAAGCGGGCAAGCCTCACCCCCGCCCAGCTCAAGCGCTATCCCAAGGACGCCCAGGTGGTGCGCCGCTAG
- a CDS encoding cold-shock protein, whose amino-acid sequence MKKGTVKWFNAEKGYGFIQQEEGPDVFVHFSAIEAEGFRTLNEGERVEFEVEPGRGGKGPQAKKVRRI is encoded by the coding sequence ATGAAGAAGGGTACCGTTAAGTGGTTCAACGCGGAAAAAGGCTACGGGTTCATCCAGCAGGAAGAGGGTCCGGACGTGTTCGTGCACTTCTCGGCCATCGAGGCCGAAGGGTTTCGCACCCTGAACGAGGGGGAGCGGGTGGAGTTTGAGGTGGAGCCGGGCCGGGGCGGCAAGGGCCCCCAGGCCAAGAAGGTCCGCCGCATCTAA
- a CDS encoding MBL fold metallo-hydrolase: MNGPERLAFAANLYRVEAEGGYFLVDAGLPWEAGKLLSLLGSPPLFLFLTHHHLDHAGGARALWEQYGVPVFAHPLEWPYLTGEKPRPPLPIPLLGRRLANLAPPLPKEALRPAEEGTALAGWRVVHLPGHTLGQVGLFREGVLLAGDALRGKGLPPRFINEDHALAKRTVRKILDLGAQRVYPGHGEPLPRERVEALARKLGV, from the coding sequence ATGAACGGGCCTGAGCGCCTGGCCTTCGCCGCCAACCTTTACCGCGTGGAGGCGGAGGGGGGCTACTTCCTGGTGGACGCCGGGCTCCCTTGGGAGGCGGGGAAACTCCTCTCCCTCTTAGGTTCCCCGCCCCTTTTCCTCTTCCTCACCCACCACCACCTGGACCACGCCGGGGGGGCGAGGGCCCTTTGGGAGCAGTATGGGGTGCCCGTGTTCGCCCACCCCCTGGAGTGGCCCTACCTCACGGGAGAAAAGCCCCGCCCGCCCCTTCCCATCCCCCTCCTGGGCCGCCGGCTCGCCAACCTGGCCCCCCCTCTCCCCAAGGAGGCCCTCCGCCCCGCAGAGGAAGGGACGGCCCTTGCGGGCTGGCGGGTGGTCCACCTCCCCGGCCACACCCTGGGGCAGGTGGGGCTCTTCCGGGAAGGGGTGCTTTTGGCGGGGGACGCCTTAAGGGGCAAGGGCCTCCCGCCCCGCTTCATCAACGAGGACCACGCCCTGGCGAAGAGAACGGTGCGCAAGATCCTGGACCTGGGGGCCCAGCGGGTCTACCCCGGCCACGGGGAGCCGCTTCCCAGGGAGCGGGTGGAGGCCTTGGCCCGTAAACTGGGGGTATGA
- the cysK gene encoding cysteine synthase A, translated as MRVEGVIGKTPVVRLAKVVEPGMAEVWVKLEGLNPGGSIKDRPAWYMIKDAEERGILKPGSGQVIVEPTSGNTGIGLAMIAASRGYRLILTMPAQMSEERKRVLRALGAELVLTDPERRMLAAREEALRLKEELGAFMPDQFKNPANVRAHYETTGPELYEALEGRIDAFVYGSGTGGTITGVGRYLKERNPKVKVIAVEPARSNVLSGGKMGQHQFQGMGPGFIPENLDLSLLDGVIQVWEEDAFPLARRLAREEGLFLGMSSGGIIWAALQVARELGPGKRVACISPDGGWKYLSTPLYAET; from the coding sequence ATGCGGGTGGAAGGGGTCATCGGCAAAACCCCCGTGGTGCGCCTCGCCAAGGTGGTGGAGCCGGGCATGGCCGAGGTCTGGGTGAAGCTGGAGGGGCTAAACCCAGGGGGCTCCATCAAGGACCGCCCCGCCTGGTACATGATCAAGGACGCCGAGGAAAGGGGGATCCTAAAGCCGGGCTCGGGCCAGGTAATCGTGGAGCCCACGAGCGGCAACACGGGCATCGGCCTCGCCATGATCGCCGCAAGCCGGGGCTACCGCCTCATCCTCACCATGCCCGCCCAGATGTCCGAGGAGAGGAAGCGGGTCCTAAGGGCCTTGGGGGCGGAGCTCGTCCTCACGGACCCGGAAAGGCGGATGCTGGCGGCCAGGGAGGAAGCTCTCCGGCTTAAGGAGGAGCTGGGGGCCTTCATGCCCGACCAGTTCAAAAACCCCGCCAACGTGCGGGCCCACTACGAGACCACGGGGCCCGAGCTCTACGAGGCCTTGGAGGGGCGCATAGACGCCTTCGTCTACGGCTCGGGCACGGGGGGGACCATCACCGGGGTGGGGCGCTACCTCAAGGAGCGAAACCCCAAGGTGAAGGTCATCGCCGTGGAGCCCGCCCGCTCCAACGTCCTCTCCGGGGGGAAGATGGGGCAACACCAGTTCCAGGGCATGGGCCCGGGCTTCATCCCCGAGAACCTGGACCTAAGCCTCCTGGACGGGGTCATCCAGGTGTGGGAGGAGGACGCCTTCCCCCTGGCCCGCAGGCTCGCCCGGGAAGAGGGGCTTTTCCTGGGGATGAGCTCGGGGGGCATCATCTGGGCCGCCCTTCAGGTGGCGCGGGAGCTCGGCCCCGGCAAGCGGGTGGCCTGCATCAGCCCCGATGGGGGGTGGAAGTACCTCTCCACCCCCCTCTATGCCGAAACCTAG
- the dxs gene encoding 1-deoxy-D-xylulose-5-phosphate synthase, giving the protein MVLDRVNDPEDLKRLSLEELQELAEEIRSEIIRVTAQNGGHLASSLGAVELILALHRVFHSPKDRILFDVGHQAYAHKLVTGRKDRFHTLRQEGGISGFTKVSESEHDAITAGHASTSLAHALGMAIARDLQGEDYHVVAVIGDGALTGGMALAALNKIGELQKRMLIILNDNEMSISENVGALNKYFKELQIRKWVHDMEKLGRNVLERISPQLFGLVDRAKEAAKLILHQENPFYAWGLRYIGPVDGHDLKGLVHILEHLKALEGPTLLHVVTKKGKGYKVAEADPIYWHGPPGFDPKKPEKVSKGYSWSQAFGDAVTELAHLEPRLFVITPAMREGSGLVRYSLEHPERYLDVGICEDVAVTTAAGLALRGMKPVVAIYSTFLQRAYDQVIHDVAIEALPVVFAIDRAGIVGADGATHHGVFDIAYLRTIPNLQIAAPKDALELRAMLKKALEVGGPVAIRYPRDNVERAPEGVWPDIPWGKWEVVKEGKEAYILAFGKTLRYALEAAGDDPRVGVVNARFLKPLDREMLRRLARYKLLTVEDHQRMGGFGSAVLEALNEMGLKPEVKVLGLPDRFFEHGTIPSLHRQAGIDPEGIRRALAEMGLAPVHERA; this is encoded by the coding sequence ATGGTCCTGGATAGGGTAAACGACCCCGAAGACCTGAAGCGGCTTAGCCTGGAGGAACTCCAGGAACTAGCCGAGGAGATCCGGAGCGAGATCATCCGGGTCACGGCGCAAAACGGCGGGCACCTGGCAAGCTCCCTGGGGGCGGTGGAGCTGATCCTGGCCCTACACCGCGTCTTCCACTCCCCCAAAGACCGCATCCTCTTTGACGTGGGCCACCAGGCCTACGCCCACAAGTTGGTCACGGGGCGGAAGGACCGCTTCCACACCCTGAGGCAGGAAGGGGGCATCTCCGGCTTCACCAAGGTTTCCGAGTCCGAACACGACGCCATCACCGCTGGCCACGCCTCCACCTCCTTGGCCCACGCCCTGGGCATGGCCATCGCCCGGGACCTCCAGGGGGAGGACTACCACGTGGTGGCGGTGATCGGGGACGGGGCCCTCACCGGGGGCATGGCCCTTGCCGCGCTGAACAAGATCGGGGAGCTGCAAAAGCGGATGCTCATCATCCTGAACGACAACGAGATGAGCATCTCCGAGAACGTGGGGGCCCTCAACAAGTACTTCAAAGAGCTCCAAATTAGGAAGTGGGTCCACGACATGGAAAAGCTGGGGAGAAACGTCCTAGAGCGCATCTCTCCCCAGCTTTTTGGCCTGGTGGACCGGGCGAAGGAAGCGGCCAAGCTCATCCTCCACCAGGAAAACCCCTTCTACGCCTGGGGCCTGCGCTACATCGGCCCCGTGGACGGCCACGACCTGAAGGGCCTCGTGCACATCCTGGAGCACCTCAAGGCCCTGGAGGGCCCCACCCTTCTCCACGTGGTCACCAAGAAGGGCAAGGGGTACAAGGTGGCGGAGGCCGACCCCATCTACTGGCACGGCCCCCCAGGGTTTGACCCCAAGAAGCCGGAGAAGGTTTCCAAGGGCTACTCCTGGAGCCAGGCTTTCGGGGACGCCGTCACCGAGCTCGCCCACCTGGAGCCCAGGCTCTTCGTCATCACCCCGGCCATGCGGGAGGGGTCGGGGCTCGTGCGCTACTCCCTGGAGCACCCCGAGCGCTACCTGGACGTGGGCATCTGCGAGGACGTGGCGGTGACCACGGCAGCGGGCCTGGCCCTAAGGGGCATGAAGCCTGTGGTGGCCATCTACTCCACCTTCCTGCAACGGGCCTACGACCAGGTGATCCACGACGTGGCCATAGAAGCCCTCCCCGTGGTCTTCGCCATAGACCGGGCGGGCATCGTGGGGGCGGACGGGGCCACCCACCACGGGGTCTTTGACATCGCCTACCTGCGCACCATCCCCAACCTGCAGATCGCCGCCCCCAAGGACGCCCTGGAGCTTCGGGCCATGCTGAAGAAAGCCCTGGAGGTGGGAGGCCCCGTGGCCATCCGCTACCCCCGGGACAACGTGGAAAGGGCCCCGGAAGGGGTGTGGCCGGACATCCCTTGGGGGAAGTGGGAGGTGGTGAAGGAGGGAAAGGAAGCCTACATCCTCGCCTTCGGCAAGACCCTGCGGTACGCCCTCGAGGCCGCAGGGGACGACCCCCGGGTGGGCGTGGTCAACGCCCGCTTCCTCAAGCCCCTGGATCGGGAGATGCTGCGGCGGCTCGCCCGCTACAAGCTCCTCACCGTGGAGGACCACCAGAGGATGGGTGGCTTTGGGAGCGCCGTTCTGGAGGCCCTTAACGAGATGGGCCTAAAGCCCGAGGTCAAGGTCTTGGGGCTTCCCGACCGCTTCTTTGAGCACGGGACCATCCCGAGCCTGCACCGCCAGGCGGGCATTGACCCCGAAGGGATCCGCCGGGCCCTGGCGGAGATGGGCCTCGCCCCCGTCCATGAACGGGCCTGA
- a CDS encoding PspA/IM30 family protein — MNLLDRLGRLIRANLNELLRRAEDPEKILEQALLDMKEALKEAREQVAAAMAEAKRLEREVESHEKEAALWEEKAKEALRASREDLAKEALRRRKRALDLAEGFKAQLAEHRALTERLMTQLKALEAKIDEAEARKKLLLARKKGVEAAEAVRRMESRLDSHPALEAFEEMEARILALEDRHEALKALDGQDLEKELAALSGEKELEEELLRLKRELGQG; from the coding sequence ATGAACCTACTAGACCGCCTGGGGCGTCTCATCCGCGCCAACCTGAACGAGCTCTTGCGCCGGGCCGAGGACCCGGAGAAGATCCTGGAGCAGGCCCTCTTGGACATGAAGGAAGCCCTCAAGGAGGCCCGGGAACAGGTGGCAGCGGCCATGGCCGAGGCCAAGCGCCTGGAGCGGGAGGTGGAAAGCCACGAGAAGGAGGCCGCCCTCTGGGAGGAAAAGGCCAAGGAAGCCCTTAGGGCCTCCCGGGAGGACCTGGCCAAGGAGGCCCTGCGGCGTAGGAAACGGGCTTTGGACCTGGCGGAGGGCTTCAAAGCGCAACTCGCGGAGCACCGGGCCCTCACCGAGCGGCTCATGACCCAGCTCAAGGCCCTGGAGGCCAAGATTGACGAGGCCGAGGCCAGGAAGAAGCTCCTTTTGGCCCGGAAGAAGGGGGTGGAGGCGGCGGAGGCGGTGCGCCGGATGGAGTCCCGCTTGGACAGTCACCCCGCCCTCGAGGCCTTTGAGGAGATGGAGGCCCGCATCCTGGCCCTGGAGGACCGGCACGAGGCCCTAAAGGCCCTGGACGGCCAGGACCTGGAGAAGGAGCTCGCCGCCTTGTCCGGGGAAAAAGAGCTGGAGGAGGAACTCCTTCGGCTCAAGCGGGAGTTGGGCCAAGGCTAG
- the surE gene encoding 5'/3'-nucleotidase SurE: MRILVSNDDGIFSPGIKALGLAMRALGEVYVVAPDVEQSAVGHGITVRRPLRFKHTQSAGFGEIPAYRVDGTPADCVVLGVHLLGRPDLVVSGINIGVNLGLDLTHSGTVAAALEATSLGIPAIAFSLDTSGEELDFAEAARHAVRIARRVAEKGLPKGVLLNVNFPARPPKGVKVTRLSTHHFEDTVVERLDPEGKPYYWIAGTPVGEEEEGTDLWAVRQGYISVTPVSLDFTAREYLAEVEAWFKDL; the protein is encoded by the coding sequence ATGCGCATCCTCGTTTCCAACGACGACGGCATCTTCTCCCCGGGCATCAAGGCCTTGGGCCTAGCCATGCGGGCCCTGGGCGAGGTGTACGTGGTGGCCCCCGACGTGGAGCAGTCGGCGGTGGGCCACGGCATCACCGTGCGCCGCCCCTTGCGCTTCAAGCACACGCAAAGCGCCGGCTTTGGGGAGATCCCCGCCTACCGGGTGGACGGCACCCCGGCGGACTGCGTGGTCCTGGGGGTGCACCTTCTAGGCCGGCCGGACCTGGTGGTTTCCGGCATCAACATCGGGGTGAACCTGGGGCTAGACCTCACCCACTCGGGTACGGTGGCGGCGGCCCTCGAGGCCACCTCCTTGGGCATCCCCGCCATCGCCTTCAGCCTGGACACCTCCGGGGAGGAGTTGGACTTCGCCGAGGCCGCCCGCCATGCGGTAAGGATCGCCCGCCGGGTGGCGGAGAAGGGCCTGCCCAAAGGGGTCCTCCTCAACGTGAACTTCCCCGCCCGCCCGCCCAAGGGGGTCAAGGTCACCCGGCTTTCCACCCACCACTTTGAGGACACCGTGGTGGAACGGCTTGACCCCGAGGGGAAGCCCTACTACTGGATCGCCGGCACCCCCGTGGGGGAGGAGGAGGAGGGGACGGACCTTTGGGCGGTGCGCCAGGGGTACATCTCCGTCACCCCCGTGAGCCTGGACTTCACCGCCCGGGAGTACCTGGCCGAGGTGGAGGCCTGGTTCAAGGACCTGTGA
- a CDS encoding ABC transporter ATP-binding protein, producing MVHAEEVTRHFGSLKALDRVSLSVRPGEVFGLLGPNGAGKTTLVRVLTGVLRPDGGRAVVAGLDVLREPWAVKARIGYATQEQSVYRDLTVEENLRFRARLYRPREAKALAEEALLRFGLLPYAKALAGHLSGGWRQRLALAQAVVHRPEVLFLDEPTTGLDPVSRRAIWDLIHQEAERGAAVLVTTHYMDEAERCHRLALLFAGRVLALGTPQELKAEARGRADFYFAPVTLAEARRVEGVWDAWPSGHGVRLILRKGVVPPFPATPTEPTLEDVFLVYTKGEA from the coding sequence ATGGTGCACGCTGAGGAGGTGACGCGGCATTTCGGCAGCCTCAAGGCCCTGGACCGGGTGAGCCTTTCCGTGCGCCCAGGGGAGGTGTTCGGCCTTTTGGGCCCCAACGGGGCGGGGAAGACCACCTTGGTGCGGGTCCTCACCGGGGTTCTCCGCCCCGATGGGGGGCGGGCGGTGGTGGCGGGGCTAGATGTGTTGCGGGAGCCTTGGGCGGTCAAGGCCCGGATCGGCTACGCCACCCAGGAGCAAAGCGTCTACCGCGACCTCACCGTGGAGGAAAACCTCCGCTTCCGCGCCCGCCTTTACCGGCCAAGGGAGGCGAAGGCCCTGGCGGAAGAGGCCCTTTTGCGCTTTGGCCTTCTCCCCTACGCCAAGGCCCTGGCGGGCCACCTCTCCGGGGGCTGGCGGCAACGGCTGGCCTTGGCCCAGGCGGTGGTCCACCGCCCGGAGGTCCTCTTCTTGGACGAGCCCACCACGGGGCTTGACCCCGTGTCCCGCCGGGCCATCTGGGACCTCATCCACCAGGAGGCGGAACGGGGGGCGGCGGTCTTGGTCACCACCCACTATATGGACGAGGCGGAGCGTTGCCACCGCCTGGCCCTCCTCTTCGCCGGGCGGGTCCTGGCCCTGGGCACGCCGCAGGAGCTCAAGGCCGAGGCCCGGGGGCGGGCGGATTTCTACTTCGCCCCCGTGACCTTGGCCGAGGCGAGGCGGGTGGAAGGGGTTTGGGACGCCTGGCCCAGCGGCCACGGGGTGCGCCTCATCCTGCGGAAGGGCGTGGTCCCGCCCTTTCCCGCCACGCCCACCGAGCCCACCCTCGAGGACGTCTTCCTGGTCTACACCAAGGGGGAAGCATGA
- a CDS encoding FKBP-type peptidyl-prolyl cis-trans isomerase has protein sequence MKVGQDKVVTIRYTLQVEGEVLDQGELSYLHGHGNLIRGLEEALEGREEGEAFQAHVPAEKAYGPHDPEGVQVVPLSAFPEDAEVAPGAQFYAQDMEGNPMPLTVVEVQGEEVTIDFNHPLAGKDLDFQVEVVKVREATPEELLHGHVHEGGHSH, from the coding sequence ATGAAAGTAGGACAGGACAAGGTGGTCACCATTCGCTACACCCTCCAGGTGGAGGGGGAGGTTTTGGACCAGGGGGAGCTTTCCTACCTGCACGGGCACGGCAACCTCATCCGGGGCCTCGAGGAGGCCCTGGAGGGCCGCGAGGAGGGCGAAGCCTTCCAGGCCCACGTGCCGGCGGAGAAGGCCTACGGCCCCCACGATCCGGAAGGGGTGCAGGTGGTGCCCCTCTCCGCCTTCCCCGAGGACGCTGAGGTGGCCCCGGGGGCCCAGTTTTACGCCCAAGACATGGAGGGGAACCCCATGCCCCTCACCGTGGTGGAGGTCCAGGGGGAGGAGGTCACCATTGACTTCAACCATCCCCTGGCGGGCAAGGACCTGGACTTCCAGGTGGAGGTGGTGAAGGTGCGGGAGGCTACCCCCGAGGAGCTCCTGCACGGCCACGTGCACGAGGGCGGGCATTCCCACTAG